The nucleotide sequence AAATCGCATCACAAAGGCGCGGTGCTCATCATTGACCAGCAGGAAGCCGCGATCATGCGCACGGGCGTGTTTTTCACGTCGCTGCGGTTTGCCAGCGGCGAAATCCACCAGCTGCCGAACAGCCAGATTCTAAAGGGCCGCACGCGCCTTACGCCCAACGGCGACATCATCACCTGGGCCGGCTGCATACGGGTGGCGCACGACTATCCCGTTTCCGAAATACAGGAATCGCTGGAGGAGTGGTCGGCCGGCTGGAGCGGCAAAGCGATGGTGCGGATCAGCGGCATAGACAACGGACATGTGCGGTTCGAAATAAAGATGCCGTACCTGCAGTCCAGTTCCGAGGTGTTCCTGCCCGCGGCGTTTGACGGCCTGCGCGAGACCATGCTCGAGAAAAAGGCCGACCTGTTAAGCTTCGCCCTCAAGTCCTGACGGGCGCTGATATGCCACAGCGAATTTTACCGGCGTTATACCGTGTCATCCAGTCGCTGATGTTTGCGATAGGAACCATAGCCACGGCGGCGCTTGTTTATGAATACGGGTTCGGCATGCCGGACAACTGGTACGCCCGTGCGCACCAGTATGAATTCACCGCCGCCTATGTATTCTGTTTTCTGCAGCTGCTGAAATTGCTGCTCGTGCAGCATCCGATCCGTTACCTGCGCAAGCACTGGCTCCAGTTTACCCTGGTGCTGCTGATGCTGTTCCAGCTGGCGGCGGGGATCGGGATCAGCATGTCGCCGGAATACAAATACCTTGAGCAGCATTATGGCCAGGTGCCGCTGTCCTCGATCTCGCTGGCATTCGTGCAGTTATATTTCATCATCGCCGCGTTTATCGGCTCGGCGGCCTTCCACCGGCTGCTTGCCCGGCTGCGCATGCAGCCGGTGTTTATGGTGGGGACAAGTTTCGCGTCGCTTATCGCGCTGGGCGCGGTATTTTTAAAATTTCCGAAATCAGTCAATCCCGGCCAGCATATAAGCTGGACTGACGCGTTCTTCACCGCCGCCAGCGCGGTTTGCGTAACAGGCCTTGGCACCGTTGACACCGGCACGACCTTCTCGCTGTTCGGGCAGATTGTCACGCTGCTGCTGTTTCAGATAGGCGGGCTGGGCGTTATCACGTTCACGGCGTTCATGGCGTTTTTCAGCGGCGCGGGCATTTACGGCGACAACGCTAAAAAAATCATGGTCATTCTGGACGAGGACCAGCACAGCGCGGGCCGGGTGCTGTTTAAAATCATCGCCGCCACGCTGGCCATCGAAGCGATAGGAGCGTGGCTGCTCTATCACGGCTGGCGCAACGAAATTTCAGACCCGCTCATGCGCGGCTATTTCGCGCTTTACCACAGCGTTTCCGCGTTTTGCAACGCCGGGTTCGGGCTTTACTCCGACAGCCTGTTCCGGTTCCGCGCCGACACCGCTGTAATGCTCTGCTTCTGCTGCCTGATAACGCTGGGCGGGCTGGGCATGCCGGTTCTGTTTAATGCGCCCGGCTCGCTAGCAAAAGCCCTGCGCGGACGCTTTGATGAAATCCCCGCGCACTTCAAGGCGGTTGTGGGGATCAGCGCCTTTATGATAATAGCCGGAACAGCCGCTTTTTTCGCGCTGGCCGGGCCGGGATTCATGGAAGGTTTCAGCCTGAAGGAAAAATTCCTTTCCGCGCTGTTTCTTTCAATCACGACCCGCACCTGCGGATTCGCCACCGTTGATCTAGCCGGAATAAGCGCCCTGGCGGCGGGGCTGTTTGCGCTGTACATGCTTGTTGGCGGTTCGCCCGCATCCACGGCGGGCGGAATCAAGACAACGGGTGCCGGCGTGCTGTGCGCCGCAGCCTATAAAAAATTATTCCGGAAACCGTATGAAGCGGTGCGGCTCGCCGGCGAGATTGTCATCGGCAAAACCGTGCGAAAAGCGCTGGTTATCGCCGCAGTGTTTCTGGGCGTGGCGGCGTGTTCCGTAATGCTGCTTGCGCACCTTGAGACCTTCCCGCTGAAAAAAATTGTTTTCGAGGTTTTTTCTGCGATCGGCACGGTAGGCCTGTCCATGGGAATAACGCCGCTGCTTTCCTGCGCTTCGAAATGGACGCTGATCCTGTGCATGTATATCGGGCGGGTTTCTCCGGGCATTATCGTCATACTGATCAACAACCGCGATCAGGAAAAAGAAGACATCATTCTTGGCTAAGCGGCCCGCGGCTTCACTCGCCATTACCGCACCACCGGCCAAGGTTAAAACGGCTCCACGAACTCCCGGAAGACGCTGTTGGAAAGATAAAGCCCTTCAGAAGAAAGCCGGACGGCATGGCCGGTCCGCTCAAGCAGGCCGGACGCCTCCAGTTCCTCAAACTGCCGGGCAAAAGCGTCTTCCATTTCGGGCGTGACGGTTATGCCGCATAACATCCGCAATCCCAGTATGATACGCTCGCCGAGCGCGGCTTTGCCCGCCAGCCGCTCGTGAAACCGCACAGCCGGAGAAACCGCGCGCGACGGACAGATGCTCCCGCGCACCGCAATATGACCTCCTGAAAACGCGCCCAGATATTCGTCCAGCACGGCGGTATTGACCGTGCGCTCTCCGCGCAGATAAGACGCGGCGGAACAGCCCAATCCCATATATTCTCCTCCGCGCCAGTAATTCATGTTATGGGCGGACTGGCGGCCCGGCAGCGCGAAATTTGAAATCTCGTAATGCTCATAGCCCGCGGCGGCAAGCAGTTCGCGGGCGGCATCATACTCGGCGCGCGCGAGCTCGTCGTCCGGCGCGACGCCGCTGTCATGAAATAACGTGCCTTCCTCCACGCTGAGCGCGTAAAGCGAAATATGCTCCGGTTTCAAAGCCGCAAGCCTTTTAAGCTCCGCGCGGAAAGCGGTTTTGCCGCGCCGGGCGACTCCGGTGATCAGGTCGGCGTTGATATTGTCGAATCCGTTTTTGCGAAGCGCGGAAAACACGCGCTCGAAATCCGCGCCGGAATGCGCGCGGCCGAGGAATTTAAGAACCGCGTCGTCGAAAGACTGAAGGCCCAGGCTCACCCGGTTAAACCCGCCGGTTTTTACCGCCCGGATTTTCTCCGCCGTGAAAGTTTCCGGGTTGGCTTCGAACGTGCTTTCCGAAAATCCGCCCGGCGCCTTGAAATGCGCTGCGATAACAGCGCAAAGTTTTTCTATCCGCTCCGCGCTGAGCAGGCCCGGCGTGCCGCCGCCAGCATACAAAGTGTCCGGGGCGATACGCGCGCCGTCCGGCGCGTAAAACCCGGCTTCGCGCTCCAGAGCGGCGAGATATTCGCCGGCCTGGTCCAGCCGGTCAGCGAACGAGACGAACGAGCAGTACGCGCATTTGCGCGCGCAGAAGGGAATGTGGATATACAGGCCGGCCATATTCCATTATCCCAAATTTACCCGCCGCCATAAACAAAAAGCCCCGGCTCGCAATGAGCCGGGGCTTGACCGCAAAACAGCGGTTATTTCTTTTCCACCAGCTTGTCGCCCAGTTTATTAAGCGTTTCAAACAGATTGACGGGGATCGGGAACAGCGTAGTTGAATTGTTCTCGGTCGCTATTTCAGACAGGGTCTGCAGATACCGCAGCTGGATCGCCGCCGGGTTCTGGCCCAGAATGATGGCGGCTTCAGCCAGTTTCTGCGCCGCCTGCTGTTCGCCTTCGGCGTGAATTACTTTGGCCCGTCTTTCCCGTTCGGCTTCGGCCTGACGGGCGATCGCGCGCTGCATCTCCTGCGGCAGGTCCACATTCTTTACCTCTACGCTAGACACTTTAATGCCCCACGGCTCGGTATGCAGATCAAGAATCTGCTGGAGGCTCTTGTTGATTTTGTCGCGGTTGGCAAGCAGATCGTCGAGCTCTTCCTGGCCCAGGATACTGCGCAGCGTCGTCTGCGCCAGCTGGCTGGTGGCGTAAATGTAGTTTTCCACATTAAGAACCGCCGCCTGCGGGTCAACCACCCGGAAATAGATAACGGCGTTGACGCGGACGGATATGTTGTCGCGCGTGATCACATCCTGCGGCGGCACGTCCATCACCACCACGCGGGTGCTCATCCGGAACACCTGCTGAATGCCGGGAATCACAAAAATGAGCCCCGGCCCCTTGACTCCGCTGAACCGCCCCAGCGTAAGCACCACGGCGCGCTCATATTCGTTAAGCACGCGCAGGCACATGAAAACAAAAACTATCACTATTATCAACAGAAGACCCATATCACACTCTCCTTTTAACCCGCTCAGTTTAACTTCATATTGCGCATGATGCCAGGCAGCGCCTTCACACCCTGATCCGGAAACAGGCGTTTATCAGGCGCGCCACAACAGCAGTCTAGCAAAATAACGCCGCCGCGCCAAATGCGGCGGCTCTGGATCGCGCGCACGCAAAAACACCGCCTTTACTCCGCCGCCGATAAAATTTACAATACTGATCATTATGAAAAACCAGCTAAGAACCGTCATTGCCGCGTTCATTGTTTTCTCCGGGCCGGCATTCTGTTCAGACACCGTTGCGCCCGCGGAAAAAATCATTTCCTGTTCCGCGGAAATGGATGTGGTTTCAAAGTATGTCTGGCGGGGAATACCGCTTTCCGCAAAAGAAGCCTATCAGCC is from Elusimicrobiaceae bacterium and encodes:
- a CDS encoding potassium transporter TrkG, whose protein sequence is MPQRILPALYRVIQSLMFAIGTIATAALVYEYGFGMPDNWYARAHQYEFTAAYVFCFLQLLKLLLVQHPIRYLRKHWLQFTLVLLMLFQLAAGIGISMSPEYKYLEQHYGQVPLSSISLAFVQLYFIIAAFIGSAAFHRLLARLRMQPVFMVGTSFASLIALGAVFLKFPKSVNPGQHISWTDAFFTAASAVCVTGLGTVDTGTTFSLFGQIVTLLLFQIGGLGVITFTAFMAFFSGAGIYGDNAKKIMVILDEDQHSAGRVLFKIIAATLAIEAIGAWLLYHGWRNEISDPLMRGYFALYHSVSAFCNAGFGLYSDSLFRFRADTAVMLCFCCLITLGGLGMPVLFNAPGSLAKALRGRFDEIPAHFKAVVGISAFMIIAGTAAFFALAGPGFMEGFSLKEKFLSALFLSITTRTCGFATVDLAGISALAAGLFALYMLVGGSPASTAGGIKTTGAGVLCAAAYKKLFRKPYEAVRLAGEIVIGKTVRKALVIAAVFLGVAACSVMLLAHLETFPLKKIVFEVFSAIGTVGLSMGITPLLSCASKWTLILCMYIGRVSPGIIVILINNRDQEKEDIILG
- a CDS encoding slipin family protein, whose translation is MGLLLIIVIVFVFMCLRVLNEYERAVVLTLGRFSGVKGPGLIFVIPGIQQVFRMSTRVVVMDVPPQDVITRDNISVRVNAVIYFRVVDPQAAVLNVENYIYATSQLAQTTLRSILGQEELDDLLANRDKINKSLQQILDLHTEPWGIKVSSVEVKNVDLPQEMQRAIARQAEAERERRAKVIHAEGEQQAAQKLAEAAIILGQNPAAIQLRYLQTLSEIATENNSTTLFPIPVNLFETLNKLGDKLVEKK
- the hemW gene encoding radical SAM family heme chaperone HemW, producing MAGLYIHIPFCARKCAYCSFVSFADRLDQAGEYLAALEREAGFYAPDGARIAPDTLYAGGGTPGLLSAERIEKLCAVIAAHFKAPGGFSESTFEANPETFTAEKIRAVKTGGFNRVSLGLQSFDDAVLKFLGRAHSGADFERVFSALRKNGFDNINADLITGVARRGKTAFRAELKRLAALKPEHISLYALSVEEGTLFHDSGVAPDDELARAEYDAARELLAAAGYEHYEISNFALPGRQSAHNMNYWRGGEYMGLGCSAASYLRGERTVNTAVLDEYLGAFSGGHIAVRGSICPSRAVSPAVRFHERLAGKAALGERIILGLRMLCGITVTPEMEDAFARQFEELEASGLLERTGHAVRLSSEGLYLSNSVFREFVEPF